One part of the Vicia villosa cultivar HV-30 ecotype Madison, WI linkage group LG6, Vvil1.0, whole genome shotgun sequence genome encodes these proteins:
- the LOC131613402 gene encoding uncharacterized protein LOC131613402 gives MLCVTVGTTQRFFVSKHGWFYYGCTKCSLKASDVNNPYKCSCGQNVEHAIPRYRVDIYVVDGDSKFRFVFWDTDCADIIGKSADSIYKAMLEEGDDDPMIYPDDLDMLLGKKMAFRAKVQPTFGQASVWKLSYDEEFVKEIEKDYITDEGDSKSLNQNPVVDRVDESIESLSAYGENDPDKIVTNTPSKGSPVYLDAVDSELQAYGTTQLSGTKPAKKVKIESDA, from the exons ATGTTATGTGTTACTGTTGGAACAACTCAAAGATTTTTTGTCTCAAAACACGGTTGGTTTTATTATGGGTGTACTAAATGTTCTTTAAAGGCATCTGATGTGAACAATCCATACAAATGTTCATGTGGACAGAATGTAGAACATGCCATACCAAG GTATCGAGTTGACATATATGTAGTTGATGGTGATTCCAAATTTCGCTTTGTGTTTTGGGACACTGACTGTGCCGACATTATTGGAAAGTCTGCTGATAGTATTTATAAAGCAATGCTTGAG GAAGGTGACGACGACCCAATGATATATCCAGATGATCTTGACATGCTACTTGGTAAAAAGATGGCGTTTAGGGCTAAAGTTCAGCCAACATTTGGCCAAGCATCTGTTTGGAAACTTTCTTATGATGAAGAGTTTGTAAAGGAAATTGAGAAAGATTATATTACTGATGAA GGAGATAGCAAATCTTTAAACCAAAACCCAGTTGTTGATCGTGTTGATGAATCCATT GAGTCGTTGTCAGCATATGGAGAAAATGATCCTGATAAAATTGTGACCAATACTCCATCCAAAGGAAGTCCTGTTTATCTTGATGCTGTAGATTCTGAATTACAAGCGTATGGTACTACCCAGCTCTCAGGAACCAAGCCTGCAAAGAAAGTTAAGATTGAATCTGATGCATGA
- the LOC131613403 gene encoding uncharacterized protein LOC131613403: protein MEKKQSDEHDHFMNVIRRKRQFDARHHRKRVLGAKRAKRLASMNKENACQTQPPADSISSHFRLPLSSISPNIPSSTITDRNTQQKTHSISTLNTLASSLAKKRPRVVSVKNINNLGVNLRRRFDNEFMSGATASSSHTPNPDSSTNKLFQDDSEGDEGSGNSSDACSSVSNYSMDEHDVGFDTDIEEIDVQRSGEYYDLGDPSCECQQCGANMWYMERKNKSRHSANPKFSICCGEGKVQIPLLRQPPPVLQSLLFEQNESESKIFQQQIRLYNMMFAFTSPGAKMDNRFNNGRGPPNYRIQGQTCHRIGSMLPLPGEKARFAQLYIFDTEHEVQNRFDIFRKRDGVDINIVEKLSSMLYEHNVHAQSFKMARDRLSEGNVADLKLRLISDHQNDGRIYNQPTVSEVAALIVGDVDTAEKRDIIMQKQCGQLQRIDEYHTSYLGFQYPLLFPYGEDGYRPNIRHRNKGSTTDATKRNRLTIREWFAFRIQSRKNEAQTILRSRRLFQQFLVDGFTMMESERLRWLRKNQSKLRVGKYDHLADARTNGHTRGAATGKRVVLPSSYVGSRRFMDQLYFDGMAICSYVGFPDLFITFTCNPNWPEIQRVLSSANLKASDRPDLITRIFKLKFDSLLSDLTKKSIMGKVLAYMYTIEFQKRGLPHAHILIFLHPSSKYPTPADIDRIISAGIPNKDTDEELYNLVKSHMIHGPCGNAFRNSTCMKEGKCSKYFPKEFRRDTIVDQDGYPVYRRRDNGHTVSKNGIKIDNRFVVPYNSKLLLKYRAHINMEWCNQSTSVKYLFKYINKGYDRITAAIVMNEDGSVSQHEAVDEIKQYINCRYVSPSEAAWRIYGFSIHGRKPAVERLHFHGEGQNSVFYTDVSPITKVLDKPSVTESMFTSWFEANKKYDEARQLTYSNFVSKFVYVKKKREWKPRQKGYTIGRLIWVPPTTGELYYLRMMLTHVKGPKSYDEIKIVNNVRYDTFRDACFAMGFIGDDREFIAAITEAFHWGSGHYLRLLFVHMLLSSSINRPKHVWSKTQHLLSDGILYSQQRIANNRGLRLTNEEILNLTLIEIEKLLQRSRKSLSDFPGMPKPHGYIIEELGNNLIYEERNYDPAGQLQQCNTLYNNLTDEQRDVFKQILTAVDTQNGGVFFLYGYGGTGKTYMWRTLASYIRSRRQICLTVASSGIASLLLPGGRTAHSKFKIPIPTLESSTCNINKGSDRGDMLKLSKLIIWDEAPMCHKFCFEALDKTLRDIMGGTRSSDKIFGGKVIVFGGDFRQILPVIPRGSRSDIIHATINSSYIWDHCKVLKLTKNMRLQQSGTTISASELERFSNWILKVGDGKLAEPNDGYADIDIPADILISNFDDPLRAIFENTYPNFEAKFNNVAFLQSRAILAGTIDTVDEINHYVLDNLPGDEKEYLSSDLVDTHDGDGNECFDVLTPEFLNGLRTSGLPNHRIRLKVNTSIMLLRNIDQAEGLCNGTRLIVTRLADHVIEAKIISGKNIGGIIYIARMDITPTQTPWPFRMTRRQFPITVCYAMTINKSQGQSLDHVSIYLPRSVFSHGQLYVAVSRVKSRKGLKILIHDKEKLPLTTTTNVVFKEVFENV from the exons ATGGAAAAGAAACAAAGCGATGAGCATGATCACTTCATGAATGTTATCAGAAGAAAAAGGCAATTTGATGCTAGACATCATAGAAAGCGTGTTCTTGGAGCTAAGAGAGCCAAGCGATTGGCGTCAATGAACAAAGAAAATGCATGTCAAACTCAACCCCCTGCTGATTCTATATCTTCGCATTTCAGATTACCACTATCTTCTATTTCTCCAAATATTCCAAGTTCCACCATAACTGATCGAAATACCCAGCAGAAAACTCACAGTATATCAACATTGAATACATTGGCAAGTTCATTAGCAAAAAAACGCCCAAGAGTTGTTTCTGTAAAGAACATTAACAATTTAGGAGTTAACCTCAGAAGGAGATTTGATAACGAGTTTATGAGCGGTGCGACAGCATCTTCAAGCCATACACCAAATCCAGATTCCAGCACCAACAAACTTTTCCAAGATGACAGTGAAGGGGATGAAGGTTCCGGTAATTCTTCAGATG CCTGCAGTTCAGTTTCTAACTATTCAATGGACGAGCATGACGTAGGTTTTGACACTGACATTGAAGAAATAGATGTTCAAAGATCAG GAGAATACTACGATTTAGGTGACCCATCATGTGAGTGTCAGCAATGTGGTGCAAATATGTGGTATATGGAGAGGAAAAACAAGTCTCGACATTCTGCTAATCCTAAGTTCTCAATTTGTTGTGGAGAAGGAAAGGTTCAAATACCTTTGTTGAGACAACCTCCACCCGTATTGCAGAGCCTGTTGTTTGAACAAAACGAAAGTGAATCAAAAATATTCCAACAACAAATTCGTCTTTACAATATGATGTTCGCATTTACTTCTCCGGGTGCTAAAATGGACAACAGATTTAATAATGGTAGAGGTCCCCCTAACTATCGTATTCAAGGTCAAACATGTCATCGTATAGGCAGCATGTTACCTTTGCCAGGTGAAAAGGCCCGTTTTGCCCAACTATATATATTCGATACTGAACATGAAGTTCAGAATAGATTTGATATTTTCAG AAAAAGGGACGGAGTTGATATTAATATAGTTGAAAAGTTGTCTTCAATGTTATATGAACATAATGTTCATGCTCAGTCATTTAAGATGGCAAGGGATAGACTTTCTGAAGGAAATGTTGCAGATCTAAAACTCCGTCTCATTTCTGATCATCAAAATGATGGAAGAATATATAATCAACCAACagtttcagaagttgctgctctcaTTGTTGGTGATGTTGATACTGCAGAAAAAAGGGATATTATAATGCAAAAACAATGTGGCCAACTTCAGAGAATAGATGAATATCACACTTCTTATTTGGGTTTTCAATATCCTTTACTTTTCCCTTATGGCGAAGATGGTTACAGACCAAACATACGGCATCGCAATAAAGGATCTACAACG GATGCAACCAAAAGAAACAGACTTACAATCAGAGAGTGGTTCGCCTTTAGGATTCAGTCAAGAAAAAACGAGGCACAGACAATTCTCAGGTCAAGGAGGTTATTTCAGCAGTTTTTGGTAGATGGTTTTACAATGATGGAATCTGAGAGACTACGATGGTTAAGAAAGAATCAGTCAAAACTACGAGTAGGGAAGTATGATCATCTTGCAGATGCTAGGACAAATGGACATACACGTGGTGCAGCTACAGGGAAAAGAGTTGTCCTACCTTCGTCGTATGTTGGAAGCCGTAGATTTATGGATCAGTTATACTTCGATGGCATGGCAATTTGTAGTTATGTTGGATTTCCTGATTTGTTTATTACATTCACATGTAATCCCAATTGGCCAGAAATACAGCGCGTATTAAGTTCTGCAAATCTGAAAGCGTCTGATCGTCCGGATCTCATAACAAGAATCTTCAAATTGAAATTTGATTCGTTACTGTCCGATTTGACTAAAAAGAGTATCATGGGAAAGGTTCTTGCGT ATATGTACACAATTGAGTTCCAAAAAAGAGGGTTGCCCCATGCGCACATATTAATTTTCCTTCATCCGTCGAGCAAGTATCCAACACCCGCTGACATTGATCGTATCATATCAGCAGGAATACCAAACAAAGACACTGACGAAGAGTTATATAACTTGGTCAAATCTCACATGATACACGGACCTTGCGGAAATGCTTTTCGTAATTCTACGTGTATGAAGGAAGGAAAATGTTCTAAATACTTCCCTAAAGAATTCAGACGTGATACGATCGTTGATCAAGATGGATATCCGGTTTATAGACGAAGGGACAACGGACACACAGTTTCTAAGAATGGAATTAAGATTGATAACAGATTTGTTGTTCCTTACAATTCAAAGTTATTGTTGAAGTACAGAGCTCATATTAATATGGAATGGTGCAATCAAAGCACATCCgtcaaatatttgtttaaatacaTCAACAAAGGATACGACAGAATAACTGCTGCAATTGTCATGAATGAAGATGGATCTGTTTCGCAACACGAAGCCGTCGATGAAATAAAGCAGTATATTAACTGTAGGTACGTTTCTCCAAGTGAAGCTGCTTGGAGAATTTATGGTTTTTCCATTCATGGAAGAAAACCAGCTGTAGAAAGACTTCACTTTCATGGGGAGGGGCAAAATTCTGTTTTTTATACTGATGTCAGTCCCATTACCAAAGTCCTTGATAAACCGAGCGTTACTGAGTCGATGTTTACTTCTTGGTTTGAAGCAAACAAGAAATACGACGAAGCGCGCCAACTAACGTATAGcaattttgtttcaaagtttGTATACGTTAAGAAAAAGAGAGAGTGGAAACCCAGACAAAAGGGATACACAATTGGAAGACTAATTTGGGTTCCTCCAACTACTGGGGAGTTGTACTATCTAAGGATGATGCTAACACATGTCAAAGGACCGAAAAGCTACGATGAAATAAAGATAGTAAACAATGTTAGGTACGATACTTTCCGTGATGCATGTTTTGCTATGGGATTTATTGGGGATGATCGAGAATTCATAGCTGCAATAACAGAAGCATTTCATTGGGGTTCTGGACATTATTTGAGATTACTTTTTGTTCACATGTTATTGTCAAGTAGCATTAATAGGCCTAAGCATGTATGGAGTAAAACTCAACATCTGTTATCTGATGGAATTCTGTATTCTCAGCAAAGGATTGCAAACAACAGAG GTCTGCGACTAACAAATGAAGAAATTCTCAATCTGacgttgattgaaattgaaaaactTCTTCAACGCAGTAGAAAGAGTTTAAGTGATTTTCCTGGAATGCCAAAACCACATGGTTACATAATTGAGGAGCttggaaataatttaatttacgaAGAGAGAAACTACGATCCTGCTGGACAACTTCAACAGTGTAATACGCTGTATAATAACCTCACAG ATGAACAAAGAGATGTATTCAAACAAATCTTGACGGCTGTTGATACCCAGAACGGAGGGGTAttctttttgtatggatacggcgGTACAGGGAAAACATACATGTGGAGAACATTAGCTTCCTACATAAGATCAAGAAGACAAATATGCTTGACAGTTGCCTCTTCAGGTAttgcatcccttttgctccccgGTGGTCGAACGGcacattctaaatttaaaattccGATCCCCACACTTGAATCTTCGACATGCAACATTAACAAGGGTAGTGACAGGGGTGACATGCTAAAACTATCAAAATTGATAATTTGGGATGAAGCTCCCATGTGTCACAAATTTTGTTTTGAAGCTTTGGATAAAACACTCAGAGATATCATGGGTGGAACCAGGTCATCTGATAAAATATTTGGTGGGAAGGTAATTGTGTTTGGTGGGGATTTCAGACAGATTCTACCGGTTATTCCAAGAGGCAGCCGTTCAGATATAATTCATGCAACTATCAATTCATCATACATTTGGGATCATTGTAAGGTTTTGAAACTTACAAAAAACATGAGGCTTCAGCAATCTGGGACGACCATATCGGCATCCGAGTTAGAACGGTTTTCAAATTGGATATTAAAAGTTGGAGATGGAAAACTAGCAGAACCTAACGATGGCTATGCTGATATTGATATCCCAGCAGATATTTTGATATCTAATTTTGATGATCCCCTTCGAGCCATATTCGAAAACACTTATCCAAATTTTGAAGCTAAATTCAATAATGTAGCTTTTCTGCAGTCAAGGGCAATATTGGCTGGAACAATTGACACAGTAGATGAAATAAATCACTATGTATtagacaatcttccag GGGATGAAAAAGAATACCTAAGCTCTGATTTAGTCGACACGCATGATGGTGATGGCAatgaatgttttgatgttttaacTCCTGAGTTTCTGAATGGATTGAGAACGTCGGGACTTCCTAATCATAGGATCAGATTGAAAGTAAATACTTCAATCATGCTGCTCAGGAATATTGATCAAGCAGAAGGCTTATGCAATGGAACACGTCTAATCGTTACAAGATTGGCTGATCATGTTATCGAAGCTAAAATCATTTCAGGCAAGAACATCGGCGGTATCATTTATATTGCCCGAATGGACATTACTCCAACGCAGACGCCATGGCCATTCAGGATGACACGAAGACAGTTTCCTATAACAGTCTGTTATGCTATGACTATTAATAAATCTCAAGGTCAGTCTTTGGATCATGTTAGCATATATTTGCCGAGGAGCGTATTCAGCCATGGCCAGTTATATGTTGCAGTTTCAAGAGTAAAGAGCAGAAAGGGCCTTAAAATCTTGATCCATGATAAGGAGAAACTTCCATTGACCACCACAACAAATGTTGTCTTCAAAGAAGTGTTTGAAAATGTGTAG